The segment TTTCCTCGGCTTCGGAGACGATAGGTTCGGGGACGGCGTCCTCGTTCACCACGCGCGCCACGTCCATCACCGTGTCCTTGGAGCCCAGGTTGATCAGCTTCACACCCTGCGTGTTGCGGCCGATCACGCGGATCCCGTTCACAGGCT is part of the Longimicrobium sp. genome and harbors:
- a CDS encoding DNA gyrase C-terminal beta-propeller domain-containing protein, whose amino-acid sequence is PVNGIRVIGRNTQGVKLINLGSKDTVMDVARVVNEDAVPEPIVSEAEETTEIVPSAALEEEIGLDEDLEDDDTADADDVDDEELPEEDYTDDHLDSL